One Camelina sativa cultivar DH55 chromosome 3, Cs, whole genome shotgun sequence genomic window carries:
- the LOC104777234 gene encoding F-box/LRR-repeat/kelch-repeat protein At1g09650-like — protein sequence MRNIKHCSCSSMEQLHHDIVERILERLPAKSLGRFKSVSRRWESTIESRYFQKRQLICGGDDPQVLLVYLSCDVAAPPNIQPVVSDEAQVTAVKISPTESENCTFVSQTSCDGLVCVYSFYDSGLVANPTTGWSRCFPPSRLQQLIHGLQENFFELAYRFPLLGFGKDSLRDAYKPVFLYNSCELGLDNVTTCEVFDFSANSWRYVVPASPHRIIPCREPLYFDGSLHWFTEGQDETKVLSFHLHSEAFQLISNAPLPFPGRVHPEDIALCSLSNRLCVSLKTDLLRLIWSFDPRNNNNNNNNDKTWVKLYIIDLNTTSFWFGSTHTLALSALSLSPTTNKFLLYDREYNEHKQHLVLHDPATKSYDLLLSAKSIGLPLSYVQSLISI from the coding sequence atgagaaacaTAAAACATTGCTCCTGCTCAAGTATGGAACAGCTCCACCACGATATAGTAGAGCGTATCCTGGAGAGACTTCCGGCGAAATCGCTGGGCAGGTTCAAAAGTGTATCGAGGAGATGGGAATCCACAATCGAATCGAGGTATTTCCAGAAAAGGCAGTTGATCTGTGGGGGAGATGATCCCCAAGTCCTCTTGGTTTACCTGTCTTGTGATGTTGCTGCTCCACCAAACATACAACCAGTAGTCTCGGACGAGGCTCAAGTTACTGCGGTCAAGATCTCCCCTACCGAGAGTGAGAACTGCACCTTTGTTTCCCAGACCAGTTGTGACGGCCTTGTCTGCGTCTACAGTTTCTACGACTCGGGTCTTGTCGCCAATCCCACCACTGGATGGAGTCGCTGTTTTCCTCCCTCAAGGCTTCAACAGCTCATTCATGGCTTGCAAGAAAACTTCTTTGAGCTTGCGTACCGTTTCCCTTTGCTTGGATTCGGTAAAGATAGTCTCAGGGACGCGTACAAGCCTGTTTTCTTATACAATTCTTGTGAACTGGGCCTAGACAACGTTACTACTTGTGAAGTTTTCGATTTCTCCGCCAACTCCTGGAGGTACGTTGTCCCTGCTTCCCCGCATCGCATCATCCCTTGCCGCGAACCCTTGTATTTTGACGGGTCACTCCACTGGTTCACCGAGGGTCAAGACGAAACTAAGGTCTTATCTTTCCATCTTCACTCCGAGGCTTTTCAACTCATCTCTAATGCTCCTCTTCCCTTTCCTGGCCGTGTCCATCCCGAAGACATCGCCTTGTGCAGCCTCAGTAACCGTTTGTGCGTGTCTCTGAAGACGGACCTCCTCCGACTTATTTGGTCCTTTGAtccaagaaacaacaacaacaacaacaacaacgacaagaCATGGGTGAAGCTCTATATCATTGATCTCAACAcaacttctttttggtttgggaGCACGCACACATTGGCTCTCTCTgcactctctctctcccccacAACTAATAAGTTTTTGTTATATGATCGTGAGTATAATGAGCACAAGCAACATCTCGTCTTGCATGATCCCGCTACCAAATCTTATGATTTACTTCTCTCTGCCAAATCTATCGGACTTCCTCTTTCTTATGTCCAGAGTTTAATCTCTATTTAG
- the LOC104777235 gene encoding DEAD-box ATP-dependent RNA helicase 5 — protein sequence MAGQKQELPVSGEPLSVESPMINKKKKKKSKKNKQAKEDDCEVEVPQEVTNGAEEKELSNKEKKKKRKREEKEIEKNNKKKEVAGDVPEKKLEDEDSNNGEIEQQKVAVTGKGVEEAKYTALKTFAESNLPENVLNCCKTFQKPSPIQSHTWPFLLDGRDLIGIAKTGSGKTLAFGIPAIMHMLNKNKKIGKGSKNVNPTCLVLSPTRELAVQISDVLKEAGKPCGLKSICVYGGDSKRPQINAIRSGVDIVIGTPGRLRDLIESNELRLSDVSFVVLDEADRMLDMGFEEPVRFILSKTNKVRQMVMFSATWPLDVHKLAQEFMDPNPVKVVIGSEDLAANHDVMQIIEVLDEHARDQRLLALLDKYHKSQKNRVLVFALYKVEAERLERFLQQRGWKAVSIHGNKAQTERTRSLSLFKEGSCPLLVATDVAARGLDIPDVEVVINYSFPLTTEDYVHRIGRTGRAGKKGVAHTFFTHLNKGLAGELVNVLREAGQVVPADLLKFGTHVKKKESKLYGAHFREIAADAPKAKKITFDNSDDED from the exons ATGGCTGGACAAAAGCAAGAGCTTCCCGTCTCCGGCGAACCCTTATCCGTCGAGAGTCCGAtgataaacaagaagaagaagaagaagagcaagaagaacaaacaaGCAAAGGAAGATGATTGTGAAGTCGAAGTGCCTCAAGAGGTCACGAATGGTGCAGAGGAGAAAGAGTTGAgtaacaaagagaagaagaagaagcgtaagagagaggagaaagagattgagaagaacaacaagaagaaggaaGTCGCCGGAGATGTCCCTGAGAAGAAGCTGGAGGATGAGGATTCGAACAATGGAGAGATTGAACAACAGAAGGTTGCTGTGACTGGGAAAGGAGTGGAAGAAGCAAAGTACACAGCTTTGAAGACATTTGCTGAATCGAATTTGCCGGAGAATGTTTTAAATTGCTGTAAGACGTTCCAGAAGCCATCTCCGATTCAGTCACATACTTGGCCGTTTTTGTTGGATGGTCGTGATCTCATAGGGATTGCAAAAACTGGGTCAG GTAAGACATTGGCGTTTGGGATTCCTGCGATTATGCATATGttgaataagaataagaagattgGTAAAGGATCAAAGAATGTTAATCCTACTTGTCTTGTTCTCTCGCCGACAAGAGAGTTAGCTGTTCAG ATTTCTGATGTTTTGAAAGAAGCTGGAAAACCTTGTGGTTTGAAATCGATTTGTGTGTATGGGGGAGACTCTAAAAGGCCTCAAATAAATGCAATTCGATCTGGAGTT GATATTGTCATTGGTACGCCTGGTCGTTTGAGAGACTTGATTGAGTCTAATGAGCTTCGTCTTTCAGATGTTTCCTTTGTG GTATTGGATGAAGCAGATCGAATGCTTGATATGGGTTTCGAGGAACCTGTCCGGTTTATATTAAGCAAGACAAATAAAG TTCGCCAGATGGTTATGTTCAGTGCAACTTGGCCTTTGGATGTTCACAAATTGGCTCAGGAATTCATGGATCCAAACCCAGTCAAG GTAGTCATTGGTTCCGAAGACTTAGCTGCCAACCACGACGTTATGCAAATCATTGAG GTCTTGGATGAGCATGCTCGTGATCAGCGTCTCCTTGCTTTACTAGACAAATACCATAAATCTCAAAA GAATAGGGTTTTGGTATTTGCATTATACAAGGTGGAAGCTGAACGTCTCGAGCGTTTTCTTCAACAAAG AGGTTGGAAAGCTGTATCTATACACGGAAACAAAGCACAGACCGAACGTACCAGGTCTTTATCATTGTTCAAAGAAGGATCCTGCCCGTTGCTG GTGGCTACTGATGTAGCAGCAAGAGGACTCGATATCCCCGACGTGGAAGTTGTGATAAACTACAGTTTCCCATTAACAACAGAGGATTATGTACACAGAATCGGGAGGACAGGAAGAGCGGGTAAAAAGGGCGTTGCACACACGTTCTTCACGCATTTGAACAAG GGTCTTGCCGGAGAACTTGTGAATGTTCTCAGGGAAGCAGGACAAGTCGTGCCAGCTGATCTTTTGAAGTTTGGCACTCATGTAAAGAAAAAG GAATCAAAATTGTATGGAGCTCATTTCAGAGAAATAGCAGCTGATGCTCCAAAAGCCAAGAAGATCACATTCGATAATTCTGATGATGAAGACTAA